TGCTGCCGCTGCATGTGACTCTTATCCCGCGTTACATCCTCTTTAACAGCCTGGGCTGGGTGAACACCTTCGCGCCGCTGGTTCTGCCCAAGTGGATGGCGACGGACGGCTTCTTCATCTTCCTGACGGTACAGTTCATCCGCGGCTTGCCGAAGGAGCTGGACGAAGCGGCAACGATTGACGGCTGCGGGCCGGTTCAAATCTTCAGTAGGATTATTATCCCGCTGGCGCTGCCTGCGCTGATCACCACGATGATTTTCACCTTCATGTGGACCTGGGATGATTTCTTCAGCCAGCTCATCTTCCTTAGCGATATCGGGAAATACACTGTGCCGCTCGGGCTAAGGCTGTTCCTGGACTCCAGCTCGCAGTCGGATTGGGGCCCGATGTTCGCCATGTCGGTGCTGTCGCTGGTGCCGTGCTTCATTCTCTTTATCACGCTGCAAAAGTATTTCGTGGAAGGAATTGCGACATCCGGCCTGAAAGGATAGAATCTTGGGAAAAGCATAGGGATGGGGCAGATGCAAAAAAGAATGCTCGGCACCTGGCTGCTGCGGATCAGGCGGAGCAAGCTCTCCACACTGATGGCGGCCAGTATTATTACGTTCAATCTGATCTTTCTCGGATTCATTGTCCTGCTGGCGTACCGGACCTTCTCGGATGTAACCTTCAGCGAGATCAGCACGACCCGGCTTGCCCTGCTGAATGAGAGCACGAAGCGCGGCTTCGACTTCATGACCAATGTGTCGGGCACCGCCTACTCCATTGCAGCGAACAAGAA
The sequence above is a segment of the Paenibacillus sp. FSL R7-0204 genome. Coding sequences within it:
- a CDS encoding carbohydrate ABC transporter permease, which translates into the protein MDTGSASKSAIWLKHFIICLIAFVMLYPVLWLVGSSFKPANMIFSEIWFWPRQWNFHNYVSGWFGFQGSSFARFLQNSALVSLGAVLGNVITCSMAAYAFARLNFRFKALGFALMLMTIMLPLHVTLIPRYILFNSLGWVNTFAPLVLPKWMATDGFFIFLTVQFIRGLPKELDEAATIDGCGPVQIFSRIIIPLALPALITTMIFTFMWTWDDFFSQLIFLSDIGKYTVPLGLRLFLDSSSQSDWGPMFAMSVLSLVPCFILFITLQKYFVEGIATSGLKG